The Ischnura elegans chromosome 9, ioIscEleg1.1, whole genome shotgun sequence genome includes the window ATTGCTCTATGTAAtactggtttccgaaaaccatgcACCTGTGACTGTGAGATTACCGAGTCAGGAactggtttgcatgaatgcttctaAACTGCAGTGTAGCGTCGGAAACTTTACTGACAGGCACCATGCAGCATAGTCCCGTCTGCTACAAGTTGCTCAGGATGCGACATCATTGGGATGCATATCTGTGATCACTGAGCGCAATCGCACACCCCGATGCTTGGAAATCAGGAATAGGGAACTACCGTGAAGACATCGATTGCGCAATCATGTTATTGCATAGCAAAGGTTATAGAAAACCAGGACTCATGGCAAATTATCCACTCAGTCAAGTGCCTGGctgtgactcatgctatctccaCTTCCACTTTCCTCGCTGcattcacttctactattcccttcctctctagTTTGACCTTGACAAGTCATGacgtaaacatgcccgagtgttATTAAATTTCCAGCTCTCAAGGTGCATACTCAACCCCATGTGAGGCTACGCCAATAATTGTGTTGGATATTCACTCCAAAACTCACAAAATATCGGTTGTAAGGGATAAAATGAACCACACAATTTTAAATCGTTTCCGGTTGTGCaccaaaaaacaaaaacgaatcaCTTCATTCCTCactaaaacaaaacataatcaaAACCCGtacacaaataatgaaaaaccgcataagtatggaaaataaaagtaattgagaTTGTATATCCAACACACATTTGAAATATACCATTAAAAATCGTACATAACACTTCCCTTAATTTACCTTCCGTTGGGTCAACCATTAAAGAATCTTCTAAAACTAATCAAGAGTTTTTCCTGCCACTGACTGTTGTCTGCAATGTTAAAGCAgatgtccaagtaaacttgaaacatccttgtcagcaagtaattaaaataattccattttacataGGGGATTGTAATGGAAATAAAGCACGTTGTAGCCttgaattaaaatgcaaatgTCCTGGTGCTTTgctacagattttatttttttggtaaagaTTGCGGCAAAAGTTGAAGTAGTGTGAACTCATGAACGTAGCCGGAGTCTGCTGTCTGGGATgtccttaatagggtagtttcctattatttttttattgcctacatcgaaagattattactcctggagtacgcatttcatgcttttagatttttaaatgacgatatctatttttcgcgattaaatgaaaaaagaaaattttcaagcgcatgaaaatgtgacggctaagtatgaatgatgggaaaatcccATGTGATGTCATTCTTATTCCCGCTGccggcgagtgaggtgacctttggggcgagaatatgtgcgccgctgagatgcaggccgctagcaggtagcagagtaccctgctagcaggtagcgcttggcttaaaaaaggattattaataccttatcaaatgcaggaaactttcggaccataggcagttttaattgttgattattaagagatgtttccctgagctctgtgcctcatacatgcattggtaatctcagacgatgtaaaactcctatctacttgtatagaaactaggtccctgtgatgtcacgtggagtggcatcgcatgggcgccaatctggcctttttcaaatggggtttaaattgaccattgccactcgtctaaactgggatttctaaagccaaataatttgtatattatgaatacactaatggtgggtaacgaatcgcaatcaatgcctttcgttttctttgatgaaggaaactaccccattgtttACTTAATAATTTAGAAAGCTTAAATCAAACCCACAACTATGAAATTGGCAGTAATAAGCCTTAGAGCAACTCATGTGTTTGTCCaaattcttttgatgaattgAGATTTCATGTATGAGTGAATGGCCCCATTACTCATTTATTTGCACATATTGATAGGCATTTAGGGCAAGCTATGTAAATAACACATGCCTGGGGTTAGGTTTGCAATGGCAGCCAGAAGGTCGTAGTTGACTAATGGCTCTGCTTCATCACGGGGTACCCAGCCAACTGGAGGAGATGCAGGGGGGGAGATCAGGAACTGGCGCACTGGTGCAGGAGGATGAAGATGCTGGTCTTCTCCATCAATCGGTGAGACAGGCTGCAAAGTAGAATGAGAATCTTAACCCCTTTcagttcaatttattttctgattattgtgctcttattctctatttattttttctgtggttctttttaaatggaatggtagataatgaaatgatattttgtaaattgtaatcaatgtagaagaatgaaataaaaagtgattgtcatttcatattgtaaagtatctagttaaatacatcgGTAAAACatctatcgctactcgtataaaaccattttattacttccaatgctttatatttcatgaaatatgaattctttATGTACATAATGGATGTTTAAACAATGTTAtactttcaatatatttatattgcCCCCTAAAATAGTGCTAAATTTATGAGAATCTGATGACAAGCTAGACTTGCCATTGAGCAATTTGGCAAATTGGCACTTCGTGACGAGCTAGACTCATCAAGCTCAAGTGGTTAAAGAAATGCGAAGTGCTAACAAAGACCAATATGCCCATACAAAGTATTACAAATGGATAACATAAGAGTGCTGTCCAGAAAGTAACAGATGTTTTGTTATGGTGCGGCACTGGGCTAGACTAGCGCCGCTATTTTGGCATCAGAGTGTTCTTACACTCCATACGCAACTAGCCGAGGTATCTTGCGCATCATACCTGACGTACTTTGTTTACAGTGGAGGATTAAAATGAGCACTGAAATTGAAAATCACACCAATTTTCAAGTGCGAGTTATTGTTGAGGAAAAATCACAAACCAAATGAAATTTATCGTCAGATTTGCCATGTGTACGGTCGAGGATTAATCACTCAGAAAATTGACACGCGTGACACAAAACAAGTATCTCGGGAAAACTCAGCAAGAAAGTTTTGCTTCCCCATGACAATGCTCGTCCAAACATGGCAATTCTAAGCAAGGAGCTCTTCGGTGGAAAGTTTTCAGTGACACAACGTTCCGCCCAGATATGGCACTGAGGGACTTCCATTTGTTCCCATCGATGAAGATGTGGCTCCTTCAATAACGATTTGACACTGATGCTGAACTGTATGCCAGTGTGCCTAAACCAGTGGTTGAACTCCCAGGCACCAGATTACTACAGAGAAGGCATTGAAAAACTTTCACCTTGTCAAGATAAATGCCTTAATTTAAATGGcgattattgataaaaatagctaaagaatttcacttcaaaatttgtatgataaaaattgttatctttactttgtttattttttatttcaaatgtctgttaaagaaaaaaaaataaaaacagtaagATGGAGTACTCAATACCTTCACATTTTTGGCTGTGGTATTTGGCTACATCAGCTTGATACACACTAAGCCAATAATTGCACATCAGAAACTACTCATATGAAACTGTGGAATACTATGTCACCTCCTATAGTTAAAAGAACATTAACTatgaattttgtcattttcatttatttgaattCAGCCTCGTCAACCATGCACCATAAAATTTTGTCCTAACTTTATAACCATTAATATGTACTTGAGTTGCCATTAACTGCTAGGGGAAAAAATACCCTGAACCATGAATTGAACCACACATATACGAGGACCATTTTTTCAACCTACGATAGATCACGGTCAGAAGGCGAAGTGatcagttaaaaattatttcattgctaaatgttgagcacacttgtggtgccCTTTCGACATCGACAGCTAGGTGATAGCAAAGCTTTgatataccttcttcatggaatgttgccgccaatgaattatgcctttttCCTGAAGGTCATCGCCCATTTGAAAATGCttgccatctagccacatcttcatttcagcgtaaagacgGAAGTCACACAGCACTAGGTTGGCATTGCACCGTAGGTGatcaaaaatgtcccattgaaattgcacTCAGCGTGCTCCCTCGGTGGGAGattcaattgaggcagtgtagttaatgagattgcaacTAGCCTTAGATTGAGCCAATGAGATTGCAAccaacaacttacggtcagaaatgactacGAGCATGTAGTGCAGAGGACACGTAGTTGCCCTATCtgtgcagtacccgcctgtcacttacatggtgtttttgctgagccataggaggttgaaaaaaaacacacacatatAAAGTTATATGTACCTTACACGCTTCCTGGGCCACTGCCCAGACCACTATGCTGTTCATACTCCAGTTGCTTCCCATggcaaattattataaaatattcctttaactTCTTTTGCTAGTggtacaaatagctttttaaaaacaAAGGAATTATTAGGGTATCAATAAGtacaaacaaaaaagaataaaatatcaagCAAAGAATAGCATTGTATCATATCATTTGGGTCTTGTTTGCTGCTTCTCTCTCCTCGGGTATTTTCCATGACAAACTAAAAATGGCAGTTGTAACTCCTCTACACAAAAAGGGTGATATTCAATCAATTGAAAACTATCGACCCATATCAAAACTTTCAGTTTTTTCTAAAATATCAGAAAGtgtcatttcaaaaagaataatgtcattcctgataaaaaacaacatcttatccAAATCTCAGTTTGGTTTCATAGGTGGTTTTTCGGCAGAATttgccatttataaatttattgactcTGTTCTTGAAGGTCTTGATCATCACCTTAATactgttggtattttttatgatttgtctAAGGCTTTTGATTCTATTGATCATGAGACTCTCTTGAGGAAAATCCATATATATGGTATGAGAGGAATTGCAAACAATCTAATCAGGTCTTTTCTTGAAAAAAAGAACCCAGGCAGTAACCATTATAACCGATAACATGGTTTAACATACCTCACCAGGAGATATTGaggggtgttcctcaaggctccattcttgggcccctgctttttttgttatatatcaaTGATCTACCCtcacaattaaaaggaaatgtttttatgtatgtgaaagcacaaagttcttcttttttaattcagtttttaTGTATGCTGACGATACGAATCATTTACTGAAACGTGATGGCAATATTGTTTTTCCCACTCAAAATGCTGTCATCAAAATGGAAACATGATGTTCAACTAACAAAGTGGCTATAAATAAATCCaagtcttcctttatatttttccatcctactcagaaaaaaattgattacagccCTTACACTAAATTTTCGGATTGTACTCTAGCGGGTTACTAATACCAAATTTATAGGCATCTCCATAAATGAAAATCTAAACTGGGATACAcatattaattgtatttcatcCTAGGTGGCTTCAGGCTGCTACTTAATTAGACGGGTGATTCAGCTCACAAATATAGAAACAGCCATGTCAATTTACTATGCACATATTTATAGtagattaaaatatggtattttagcctggggtcACTCCCCTAAGGCAGTCTgtctttttaaactacaaaaatggtCGGTAAGAATATTATACAAAGCTAAAAAACAAGCTAGCTGCCGTAATCTTTTCAAAAGGTTAcagatccttccccttccttgtatatatatttactatgctgtgatgttaattagagaatttaaacaaaagttgtACCTTACCATGAATAacgatattcatgattatcatacaagaagtagaaatgagctcacagtgaggcaacaaaatctttctctcttcagtagagggcctatcaatataagtattaaaatttataataaattacctaaatcaatcaaagacgaaatcagacctggcctttttaaagcaaaattaaaaaaatatcttttagatcattgctactattcaattgatgaattctttgaggatGCCTCGCTATTTCTTCCTGATATTCATTAACGACTTGCCCTTGATTGTTAATAGCATCCATGTCAAACCAGTCCTCTTTGCAGATGACACAAACTTCCTAATTTCAGCTAATGACATCAATGAAGTGCATCACTATGGTCAGCATATATTAGATTTAGTCTGGAATTGGTGTCtttccaacaaattaaaattaaacagtgcaaaaactcagtctatgctgtttaacccgaatcattccaaagattttggaacattgacactgaacaaccatacactgagtctaactaaaacttgtaaattcttagggctacaaattgaaaatactgggaactggtccttccatgtaaaagacttgtgttcgaaattgtcccgagtactgtatagtgtgaggttcctaaaagcatccttacctcacaaggcgatgatgtcagtttaccattgcaactttataagtagagtgacttatggtattgtattctggggatcaactgtaacgctattagatacaattttcaagatgcaaaaaaagattataagatgtataatgagtaagccttatacttattcttgtaaacccttattcaaagaactgaatttgttaacagtgccttgtatatatatataccaactatgtttactgattaaagagaatattaatgatttaccaattaataatgatgtacatgagcacctaactaggtctcatcgccacatccatgttaccctccataaaaaacgtatagcagcaaaaagtcccattgcaatgggatcaaaaatatttaacttccttcccaaaagtattaatttgattaattctaatagggaatttaaatcttctttaaagaaatttttaattaataagtgctactacagtgtaaatgaatttttaaatgacaaatgaactctgaccatttttacatttttaagtgttatgttgattactttgacatgtcttatatctatgttgtattcataagatccttggacaaataaaaaaaaaaaatttattatttattattattaatatatatgtattataatatattgtgagtttctttgtacttttgatttgctttttatgttttcctgacaggtcctatatatgtatattcatatcttttctgtgaccaataaaatattattattatgcattttatttaattgttgcAACAGTATCCATTAATGACTTCTTCCTGATTTGAGTTGGTGATGACATGCAGTGGTAGATTCAGGAGGGAGGAGTATAGGGGAGAGGGTCAGAGGGGTCATCACCCCCTTGAAACTTTgacaaaacaatttaattttttagtagtTTAATAGAACTAAAACTTTTTAGTATCCTTGTAAAAGAGTCTAAGTCCCAAACGTTTTCCCAAGTCCCAAACAAAGTTTGAGTTTTAGTTATtgtacagcttaaaaaaaaatacgttggAGAACACCCCTCTATTCCATATCCCCCCCTGAAGACATGACTAGATATGAAAATACTGTATTGAATGATAGGGGCCCTAGAAAAAAAAAGCACCATGGTTATCTCATCTAGGCTCAACATCACTTGAGCGATCTCTCAAGAACCAGTGTATCAATGAGACTAAGCCCTTATCAGATCACGCAGATGATATTAGGAGATAGATTACCCACAACAATCAAAAGGAATGTTTTTTTGGAGATTATACATTCAGAAGGTACACATGTATGCTATCAGAAAATGGAGAATACAAGACATGGATATAAAGACAACTCAAGTTTGCCTACCTGGGCAAAGTAACAGTTGATTTGGCTTTCCCCAACCTGGACTCTGTGAAGATTCAATCTTGCAGAAGCAGCCGCAGCAGGACAATCATAGTTAACTCTCATACGACGAAAACTTCGGAAGAATTGGAACGTGACGGGTTCACCGTATTGCGTGAATATAGCTTCAAGCTCTTTCTGCAAGTGACCATTCATAATAAATGTATACAACAACTACTTGGATATCTTGTGCAATGATAAGACTAGTATGAGAGGCACAGCAACAACAAAACTTACCCTGCGCTCTTCATCTTTAAAAACCGATGGGTGAAGGTTTGCCACTATTAAAGATGTAGGGAGGTCTTCGTCAGACACTAAATCTTCCAGACGTTTCCTACCTCCACTGTCTGACTCTCCATCCTGCATCTGAGACAAGTTATCGTTCTCGGCCCAATCGTCTGCCATTCGCACGACATGCCCAGCCCCAGGCAAATCTCTGTAATTTGGATGAACGTTTGGCAGGCCATCGATAGCATTGATTATCATGCCATTGGTATCTGGTCCGTCACAATCACCACTTCCAGTATCATTGACATCGTGATCCTCATTGGTTGCCATTCCATCAACGACGCTCAGATGCAATGAATGACCTAAGTACAAGGAAAGTTTGAAATTTGGCCATTAATTCTAATCTCGAGGTATTTCCCGTTCCCACTGATGAGTAAATGAGTATGAGACCATTAATTCGTTCGGCTTGTCATAAATATGCAATAGGAAATTTCAATCAAACATAATTGCAATGCACCAAAAAATTGACCTTCGACTTGCAATATTTAATAATCTTAGAATGTCTTGAACATCAGCGCCTATACTGACAACATCGGTTTTGTTTGGGAGTGCCAAAATTCCTATATCCAATGAGCAACTAATCAATTTTTCAATACAAATGCGTAAGAGGATTATCCAGTAAAGATAGAATAATAGCTGCCAAGAAACAACTCTTACCTCGATACCATTTGAGTTTTGAAGGTATAATCAGGTAAAACTAATCACAATCACAAAACAAACACAAATGGGGTAACTCGTTGTTGTTACAAAGTTGCAAAGCAGAACGCAAGCAATTGGCGCTGTGCGCATTAGAGGCGGGGGTGGGAATCGTGGGTACCGTAAGTATCGCAGGTATTGTGTAGCGGTGTAGCCATGCTGCAGCCGCACAGTATCGCGCATCGCGTTCACGGATCGCGTGTATCGCAGCGACCGCGGCAAACAGCGAGACCGCCATGTTTGGAGTTTGGCGTGGtaaatgaaaataggaagtattttTCGGAAATATGGCTTCCGGACCGTTGGAGTCGATGATAGTGGAGGAAAAACCTGAACCAGAGAAACCGGTGGATCGAGAAAAGGTATGATTTCGCTAATGTTGTGATTGACTCAGATTTGGTGACTCTACTGTAGAGCGGATGCCGGGCCTTGCGTTCAGATATAGCCCAAGAACAGGGCATGGCTATACTTCATATTTTTGGTTATTAAATTACCAAATGCTCCCGTAAGGTCTTGATCAgatggtttcaaaatgttttaGTGATTAAGTAAATAGACATATTTCACCTTATAAATTCTTGCACAATGAGTGTAGAGTAACTTGCTGACAGCGGGATGATACTTTTTGCCTCAGAGATTTGGTCTAATTCCTTTAAGTTAATGAAAATTGCTACATCCATCATGTGGAGAAGTTGTAGTCGTCTatccatattaatattttttctattatggaATTCGATTTTGTGAAGAAACATCGATAAAACCAAACATTGACCGACTAATACTCTTCCTCTGGATGGTTTTGAGTAAAACATCTTCATGTTGTTTTTAACGTGCACCATTTCCTTTACTCCATATTATTTCGGCTTATGAAGTTATAGCGAAAGGACGCAAATTTGATCAGTATAGTTTGAACATGTTGAAATTGGAAAGCATGCTTTTAATCACCACTATGTCCCTTCACGTTCTTGAGCTAGTGTTGTGCGCTTGgattttttttccagatttctTGTTTTAAGTTACCGAATTAGCTAGTATTAAAATTTTAGTGTAGTAGTTTGAATATTTGTTTGCTTTGTGCCAAATTTCTGTCAGGTACTGAGTTTGGAAAACTTGATGTggaaatgtgtgtaaaatatatgaatttgatTGTGTCAATCGTTTGCGTTGAAGTTAAACAACGAAATTAGTGTCATATGATAGGGCACTTAGGGAAAAGCTCAGTCGTTAGCACCATAGGAAAGAAATAGGTAAATGGTCCTTACAAATGGCAGGCAAATGGTCAGTAGTTAGCACCATGGAATTGTTAAGAATGTGAAATAAGATACAAATACTAAgtttggtgaagatccgacgaaaattCGCGATTCGATAAAACTGTTACCGAAATAGTCAGGTAAATGGTCAATACGCATATTTTTGCCATAGAAAAAAAATGCTCTCCTATTTCATACTCTGGACTAGCTAGCGTATGCTACTAAGTACGTCAATGATTATTTGTACAGCATATGGCCTCGACCCACAAATAAAGGGTTTTTGTTATATGCACACTGTAAGGTCTGCCAATATGAGTGTTACCGAGTAGGTGCCCTAAATATCATTACAATCCTTCCAGTGATTCAGGAGGAAAATTAGTTTGTATATTTGCCCTCATAATTTTACGAATTCATGCGAAGGAACATGAAGTAAttcttaatattaaattttaaaaacctaaTGCTGCAATCATTACAATTCCACAAAATGTGTTTAACCAAATTTTCTGAGTCTATTTGAAAGGGGTTATTACAAATATATTGTTtcagtttttaattaaatgtacaTAGTAAACAACTGACAACTTTTTATTCAATGTCATTATTGCAAAAGACTTAACCGTGATTGAATAATTAAGTAGCTAATGGAAGCAATTAAGTTAAGGTAATATGTGTTCATCTGATTtgtctcattttaatttttgttaatttatatttagacATGCCCTCTTCTTCTGCGAGTGTTCTGCAGTAATGGTCGACATCATAATACAATGGAGTACAGTCGAGGAAATGTTCCTGCAAATGAGCTGCAAATTTACACGTGGTATGTATTAAAAAGCGTGGTTTTTAACTGTGTTTGAAATTTATTATGGTGAGTGTTAGTTCCAGTGACTGCTTTCCCCTACCTCTCTATATGTGACTCGGTATCTCTTGTATCTCTTTTAACACTTACTGTGCTGACAGTATTACTGTAAATCTGCTCCCCAATGCTGGCCGTTTTCAATACCTTTGCGTTATTTCTTATCAATCACTCTTTGATGCAATGATagatgtttggtatcattttgtacaatgaattttactttattttttatttagagttTAGATTTAGAAGTTAACtgcttagttaaaaaaaatagctaaGTACGATTTTTCATAAGACTGATGGTGTAATATTATGCCCTTAGCACTTAAAGTGTTAACTTCAGGCTCAATGTTTACGTCTTTCTGTCAGTTAGCTTAGCGATGGTATAAGTGTTATAGCCCATACATATGCACATTTAATGTTGAATGGGTGAAAAAGAAACCAGCCAGAAAAGAGATCTATGTTCTTAACTGTATTTCATGCAAGAAACCACTTTCAATGTGGAAATATCTCACTTAGGTGAAACAACTATTCATTTCTAAGGTGTAAGGGACTAAAAAAAGTGATTCACATAATACGATGCATCACGTGACACCATCAGGGTATCAAGTTTGTAACTTAAAGTGCCTTTCGCTGGAGAATCTGTTTTCTCCAGGTCAGAATTCTCCCACCTGTTACTAGAGGAGAAGCGGCATTCTCCCATACAATAGCAGACTAATTCTCTGTATCGTTTGGTTATGGTAGGTAGTATGAATATTATCAAGTCTTTAGTGACTTAATCCAGGTATTAtatccaattaaaaaaacaattctgtGTTTAAAAAGATATTGTATGCAATGAAAACGCTCACATTATTTCACTACAAATACTAAATGCAAA containing:
- the LOC124164832 gene encoding calcipressin-2 — encoded protein: MATNEDHDVNDTGSGDCDGPDTNGMIINAIDGLPNVHPNYRDLPGAGHVVRMADDWAENDNLSQMQDGESDSGGRKRLEDLVSDEDLPTSLIVANLHPSVFKDEERRKELEAIFTQYGEPVTFQFFRSFRRMRVNYDCPAAAASARLNLHRVQVGESQINCYFAQPVSPIDGEDQHLHPPAPVRQFLISPPASPPVGWVPRDEAEPLVNYDLLAAIANLTPGETRELHPQTGGQPGIVVHVCEEGAVPKVVASDGAAVKPRLVQTRCPEHRRN